In uncultured Fibrobacter sp., a single genomic region encodes these proteins:
- a CDS encoding N-acetylmuramoyl-L-alanine amidase translates to MVCWTFALADTSGRVDAETAAKDHGLSFHWFPVQKTFILEKAKDTVRFAIDMPFATYKGKSIELSKAPVMENGHILIVAADIAKILGKQQAKAEAKAPETKAPEKNVQNVAKSKNETAGTREVRTIVIDPGHGGKDPGAQGKKANEKDIVLAVAKLLRDELEKEGFNVKLTREKDVFIELGERANLANKWDGDLFVSLHCNAIDANAERKKIIHGYHFYVLRAPESEEDKAIARRENKVATLYGEKNAKEELSPLEWFKLEARLEKYKQNSYMFTEELLKSFDGGKIVKQANGVGGAGFMVLVGAMMPAVLIELGFISNLEDEAYMMTAKGQQDLAERVAKAVTNYKAAVHSYRETLGR, encoded by the coding sequence ATGGTCTGCTGGACATTCGCGCTAGCAGACACTAGCGGGCGTGTCGACGCCGAGACGGCGGCAAAGGACCACGGCCTCTCGTTCCACTGGTTCCCCGTCCAAAAAACATTCATCCTCGAAAAGGCGAAAGACACTGTACGCTTCGCCATAGACATGCCCTTCGCCACGTACAAGGGCAAGTCCATTGAGCTTTCCAAGGCCCCCGTCATGGAGAACGGGCACATCCTAATTGTCGCGGCAGACATTGCGAAGATTCTCGGAAAGCAGCAGGCCAAGGCCGAAGCCAAAGCTCCCGAAACCAAGGCTCCCGAAAAAAACGTGCAAAACGTCGCCAAGTCCAAGAACGAGACTGCCGGCACACGTGAAGTCCGCACCATCGTCATCGATCCCGGACACGGAGGCAAGGACCCTGGCGCGCAGGGCAAGAAGGCCAACGAAAAAGACATCGTCCTCGCCGTTGCCAAACTGTTGCGCGACGAACTGGAAAAAGAAGGCTTCAACGTCAAGCTCACCCGCGAAAAAGACGTGTTCATTGAACTCGGCGAACGCGCGAACCTCGCCAACAAGTGGGACGGCGACCTGTTCGTGAGCCTGCACTGCAACGCCATCGATGCAAACGCCGAACGCAAGAAGATCATCCACGGCTACCACTTCTACGTGCTCCGCGCCCCGGAAAGCGAAGAAGACAAAGCCATTGCCCGTCGCGAAAACAAGGTGGCCACGCTCTATGGCGAGAAGAACGCTAAAGAAGAACTCTCCCCCCTCGAATGGTTCAAGCTCGAAGCCCGCCTAGAGAAGTACAAGCAGAACAGTTACATGTTCACTGAAGAGTTGCTGAAGAGTTTTGATGGCGGAAAGATTGTCAAGCAGGCGAACGGCGTGGGCGGTGCAGGATTCATGGTCCTCGTCGGCGCGATGATGCCCGCCGTGCTCATCGAACTGGGATTCATCAGCAACCTCGAAGACGAAGCCTACATGATGACGGCCAAGGGTCAACAAGACCTGGCCGAACGCGTTGCCAAGGCGGTCACAAACTACAAGGCCGCCGTACACAGCTACCGGGAAACTCTCGGCCGCTAA
- the smpB gene encoding SsrA-binding protein SmpB → MASKESKTPVIQNRKANHLYFVDETFEVGIMLIGSEIKSIRDGKCTLGEAWVDITEDKNELWLVGAHIDEYLFANRFNHFPARRRKLLAHVHEIQKMRKAKEQKGCTIVPLKMYFKNRIAKLEVGICRGKDQRDKRQDIINRDAKMEIARIAKARR, encoded by the coding sequence ATGGCTAGCAAAGAATCGAAAACTCCCGTAATCCAGAACCGCAAGGCGAACCACCTCTATTTCGTCGACGAGACGTTTGAAGTGGGTATTATGCTCATTGGCTCTGAAATCAAGTCCATCCGCGATGGCAAGTGTACCCTGGGTGAAGCCTGGGTCGACATCACCGAAGACAAGAACGAACTCTGGCTCGTCGGGGCACATATCGACGAATACCTATTCGCGAACCGGTTCAACCATTTCCCCGCCCGCCGCCGCAAACTGCTCGCGCACGTCCACGAAATACAGAAAATGCGCAAGGCAAAGGAACAGAAGGGCTGCACCATCGTTCCGCTCAAAATGTATTTTAAAAATCGAATTGCAAAACTTGAAGTAGGAATATGCCGAGGCAAGGATCAACGCGACAAGCGACAGGATATCATCAATCGCGACGCCAAGATGGAAATCGCGCGCATTGCAAAAGCCCGTCGCTAA
- a CDS encoding HU family DNA-binding protein, with the protein MAAVKGNITKKDIVEDISARTGLTQVDTKAIVECFLDSIIKAMSSGNNIEIRGFGRFKIKERKERLARNPRTGESVKVDAGIKPVFEASRELTKLLNDVVPDAIPEEATTHTDG; encoded by the coding sequence ATGGCAGCAGTCAAGGGTAACATTACGAAAAAGGATATCGTCGAAGATATCTCGGCACGTACCGGCCTCACCCAGGTCGATACCAAGGCTATTGTCGAATGTTTCCTGGACTCCATCATCAAGGCCATGTCCAGCGGGAACAATATTGAAATCCGGGGCTTTGGCCGCTTCAAAATCAAGGAACGCAAGGAACGCCTAGCCAGGAACCCGCGTACCGGCGAATCCGTGAAAGTCGACGCCGGCATCAAGCCCGTCTTCGAAGCCAGCCGCGAACTTACCAAGCTCTTGAACGATGTCGTTCCGGACGCCATTCCCGAAGAGGCGACCACGCACACCGATGGCTAG
- the obgE gene encoding GTPase ObgE, whose translation MFLDEKSIEVRSGKGGDGICSFHREKFVPLGGPDGGDGGRGGHVILRVNEQYSTLLDMGNARLYKAGNGQPGGAKRCTGASADDLIVDVPRGTIVKDADGRILADLTEAGQKWIAARGGKGGMGNQHFATPKVQAPRKCTPGEKGERRELFLELKLMADVGLVGFPNAGKSSLVNKISSGRPKVGDYPFTTLEPVLGIVQMNGHSFVVADIPGLLEGASEGKGLGHQFLKHIERTHTLLFVIDGFAENAYEQFTVLKDELKAFHPKLAQKPYVIALNKSDLGIDAAIKKFKAHKEKFIVTSALNGDGCRDLATELDKAVPHKQKKRSGWSSKV comes from the coding sequence ATGTTCCTAGACGAAAAATCCATCGAAGTACGCTCCGGCAAAGGCGGTGACGGCATCTGCAGTTTCCACCGCGAAAAGTTCGTGCCCCTGGGCGGCCCCGACGGGGGCGACGGCGGGCGTGGCGGTCACGTGATTCTGCGAGTCAACGAGCAATACTCCACGCTGCTCGATATGGGCAACGCACGCCTTTACAAGGCAGGCAACGGCCAGCCCGGCGGCGCGAAGCGCTGCACAGGGGCATCGGCCGACGACCTCATCGTGGATGTTCCGCGTGGCACCATCGTGAAGGACGCCGACGGTCGCATCCTTGCCGACCTCACCGAAGCAGGCCAGAAGTGGATTGCTGCACGCGGCGGCAAGGGTGGCATGGGCAACCAGCATTTCGCCACTCCCAAGGTGCAGGCGCCTCGCAAGTGTACTCCCGGCGAGAAGGGCGAACGTCGCGAGCTTTTCCTGGAACTCAAGCTCATGGCCGACGTGGGCCTCGTGGGTTTCCCGAACGCAGGCAAGTCGAGCCTCGTGAACAAGATTTCTAGCGGTCGCCCGAAAGTCGGCGACTATCCCTTCACCACGCTTGAGCCCGTCCTCGGCATCGTGCAGATGAACGGCCACAGTTTCGTGGTGGCAGACATTCCGGGACTCCTCGAAGGCGCCAGCGAAGGCAAGGGCCTCGGCCACCAGTTCCTCAAGCACATCGAACGCACGCACACCCTGCTCTTTGTCATCGACGGCTTCGCCGAGAACGCCTACGAGCAGTTCACCGTCCTCAAGGACGAGCTCAAGGCATTCCACCCCAAGCTGGCTCAGAAACCGTATGTCATCGCCCTGAACAAGAGCGACCTCGGGATAGACGCCGCCATCAAGAAATTCAAGGCCCACAAGGAAAAATTCATCGTCACTTCGGCCCTAAATGGCGACGGATGCCGCGATTTGGCCACCGAACTGGACAAGGCAGTCCCCCATAAGCAAAAAAAACGCTCCGGATGGTCATCTAAAGTTTGA